Proteins encoded together in one Triticum dicoccoides isolate Atlit2015 ecotype Zavitan chromosome 7B, WEW_v2.0, whole genome shotgun sequence window:
- the LOC119335582 gene encoding uncharacterized protein LOC119335582 has translation MGLDVAEISELAALRPIQTAVSGSRLTSGPGADDGAAETGGVTPKASGARSAAAGGADDDDDAAADTGCVTPRASGCMAMLPIAPLQQDDRADVGFATPLATGGVIGPRDGCAAAGDENSFTTPTTADSALLPATVCPPAPRKSAPVPTRKRAPLQQRLFYPVPHDLATVFVAVPQCPPPAKKMRSHAVESSAPLGT, from the coding sequence atgggcctcgacgtcgcggaAATCTCTGAATTGGCGGCGCTCCGGCCGATCCAGACGGCCGTGAGCGGCTCACGGCTTACTTCAGGTCCCGGCGCGGACGATGGCGCTGCCGAAACCGGCGGCGTCACACCCAAGGCGAGCGGCGCGCGATCGGCCGCTGCAGGAGgagcggacgacgacgacgacgctgccGCCGATACCGGCTGCGTGACGCCGAGGGCGAGCGGCTGCATGGCCATGCTGCCCATCGCGCCGCTGCAGCAAGACGACCGCGCCGACGTCGGCTTCGCCACGCCGCTGGCCACGGGTGGAGTAATTGGGCCGCGAGACGGATGCGCCGCTGCCGGCGACGAGAACAGCTTCACCACGCCGACCACGGCCGACAGCGCGCTGTTGCCGGCCACGGTGTGCCCTCCGGCCCCGCGGAAGTCGGCGCCGGTTCCGACGAGGAAGCGGGCGCCGCTGCAGCAGCGGCTCTTCTACCCGGTGCCGCACGACCTGGCCACCGTCTTCGTGGCCGTGCCGCAGTGCCCGCCGCCCGCCAAGAAGATGCGGTCGCACGCCGTGGAGTCATCCGCGCCCCTAGGCACGTAA